A single genomic interval of Cellvibrio sp. PSBB023 harbors:
- a CDS encoding VWA domain-containing protein, which translates to MAAAMAAFNAQHTAEHSVAQDNSAAQHSNTEKKSNRFQGLLQHLRLTRDTNHHGTHSMNNATNNTGFDNRPFWQKPVIVSGIAASSLAVVAGLTFMQQLMIDPSLSDVTATVSSLPLNTPHTSEHDAVEEVVITGAQQVLAEEQAKKMARLESAQLARSKQAYAAAPAAKMMADAQPMMLSVPAPAYAVQDSLAQPAPQFRDRFSDVDENGVIAVSANPVSTFSIDVDTASYSFVRRMLNNGQLPPKDAVRSEELINYFDYAYTPPKDRTTPFATYTNVMDSPWTKGNKLIHIGIQGYQLAASEIPRSNLVFLLDVSGSMDEPGKLPLVKQSMSLLLDTLKPDDTIAIAVYAGAAGTVLEPTKVSEKQKILAALNNLQAGGSTAGAEGIALAYQLAEANFNKDGVNRIILATDGDFNVGQTDDDALQDFVERKREKGIYLSVLGFGQGNYQDALMQTLAQNGNGTAAYIDTLSEAQKVLVTEATSLLFPIAQDVKIQVEFNPNTVKEYRLIGYETRALKQEDFNNDKVDAGEIGAGQRVTAIYEITPVGAESGLLEESRYQKESTPVTGKNSEYAFLRLRYKLPGDPKSQLIEKPITANNNSTSPLHQREVNFATAVAGFAQLLRGNPYAGDFTYDKVIELARANKGMDDYGYRTEFIQLVRKAKIAQ; encoded by the coding sequence ATGGCAGCAGCCATGGCGGCGTTTAATGCGCAGCACACAGCAGAACATAGCGTTGCGCAGGACAATAGCGCTGCGCAGCACAGCAACACCGAAAAAAAATCGAATCGTTTCCAAGGATTATTGCAGCACTTGCGTCTTACCCGTGACACCAACCATCACGGGACTCATTCCATGAATAACGCAACCAATAACACAGGTTTTGATAATCGCCCCTTCTGGCAAAAACCGGTCATTGTCTCCGGTATTGCAGCATCCAGCCTTGCCGTTGTTGCCGGGCTGACATTTATGCAACAGCTAATGATTGATCCATCGCTCAGCGATGTGACAGCGACTGTATCCAGCCTGCCCTTGAATACACCACACACCAGCGAACACGACGCCGTTGAAGAAGTTGTCATCACTGGTGCACAACAAGTATTAGCTGAAGAGCAAGCGAAAAAAATGGCACGCCTGGAATCCGCCCAATTGGCGCGCAGCAAGCAAGCTTATGCAGCAGCACCGGCAGCAAAAATGATGGCCGATGCGCAACCCATGATGCTCTCCGTACCAGCACCCGCTTACGCAGTGCAGGATAGCCTTGCGCAGCCCGCGCCACAGTTTCGCGATCGCTTTAGCGATGTGGATGAAAACGGTGTAATCGCCGTGAGCGCCAACCCGGTGTCTACATTTTCCATCGATGTGGATACCGCCTCTTACAGTTTTGTGCGACGCATGCTCAACAATGGTCAACTGCCACCCAAGGATGCCGTGCGCAGTGAAGAACTGATTAATTATTTTGATTATGCCTACACGCCACCCAAAGATCGGACAACGCCCTTTGCAACCTACACCAACGTCATGGATTCCCCCTGGACGAAAGGTAATAAATTAATCCACATTGGCATTCAGGGTTATCAATTGGCAGCGAGTGAAATCCCGCGCTCCAATCTGGTGTTTTTACTGGATGTGTCCGGTTCGATGGACGAACCCGGCAAATTGCCGCTGGTGAAACAATCCATGAGTTTGCTGCTGGATACACTAAAACCCGACGACACCATTGCCATTGCCGTTTATGCGGGGGCAGCCGGCACAGTGTTGGAGCCCACAAAAGTTAGCGAGAAACAAAAAATTCTCGCCGCATTAAATAATTTGCAAGCGGGTGGTAGTACGGCGGGCGCCGAAGGTATCGCCCTCGCCTACCAATTGGCCGAAGCGAATTTCAATAAAGACGGCGTAAACCGCATTATTCTCGCTACCGATGGCGACTTTAATGTCGGCCAAACTGACGATGATGCCCTGCAGGATTTTGTTGAACGCAAACGCGAAAAAGGAATTTATTTATCGGTACTCGGCTTTGGTCAAGGCAATTATCAGGATGCATTAATGCAAACCCTGGCGCAAAACGGTAACGGCACGGCGGCCTATATCGACACGCTGAGCGAGGCGCAAAAAGTATTGGTTACAGAAGCAACATCGCTGTTATTTCCCATTGCACAGGATGTAAAAATCCAGGTGGAATTTAACCCCAATACCGTCAAGGAATATCGCTTGATTGGCTACGAAACCCGCGCACTTAAGCAGGAGGATTTTAACAACGACAAAGTCGACGCCGGAGAAATTGGCGCAGGCCAGCGGGTGACAGCGATTTATGAAATTACCCCAGTGGGTGCAGAGAGTGGATTACTGGAAGAGAGCCGTTATCAAAAAGAAAGCACACCGGTTACTGGAAAAAATAGCGAATATGCTTTCTTGCGCTTGCGTTATAAATTACCGGGCGACCCAAAATCCCAATTGATAGAGAAGCCGATCACCGCAAACAACAACAGCACCAGCCCGCTCCATCAACGCGAAGTCAATTTCGCCACCGCAGTCGCGGGATTTGCGCAACTGCTGCGCGGCAACCCTTACGCCGGTGATTTTACTTACGACAAGGTGATTGAACTGGCGCGCGCCAATAAAGGCATGGATGACTACGGCTACCGCACTGAATTTATCCAGTTAGTGCGCAAGGCAAAAATCGCCCAATAA
- a CDS encoding RNA polymerase sigma factor: MTDADHPTLIRHAQAGDGAAFAQLLAQHYDTMFRFAYRWCGHRSDAEDITQLACIKLAQSIGQFRFEAAFSSWLYRLVINCAKDWHKSQQRHQYDNIDNWIEPEQAPDQRAENSIYLQQLLHLLDQMAEGFKETALLVHGEGLSHAEAAEVLHLKESTVSWRLHEIRKQLQRRQQDSDGSWEPSL, translated from the coding sequence ATGACTGATGCGGATCACCCCACGCTGATTCGCCACGCGCAAGCGGGCGATGGTGCGGCCTTTGCGCAATTGTTGGCGCAGCATTACGACACTATGTTCCGTTTTGCCTATCGCTGGTGTGGTCATCGCAGCGATGCAGAAGACATCACTCAACTCGCATGTATAAAACTCGCACAGTCCATCGGCCAATTTCGTTTTGAAGCAGCGTTTAGCAGTTGGCTTTATCGACTGGTTATTAACTGCGCCAAGGATTGGCACAAAAGCCAGCAGCGCCACCAATACGACAATATCGACAACTGGATAGAACCAGAGCAAGCGCCCGATCAGCGGGCCGAAAACAGTATCTATTTGCAGCAATTGCTGCACCTACTCGATCAGATGGCCGAGGGTTTCAAAGAGACGGCCTTGCTGGTGCACGGTGAAGGTTTAAGCCATGCCGAAGCCGCTGAAGTGCTGCACCTGAAAGAGTCCACCGTGTCCTGGCGATTGCATGAAATTCGCAAACAACTTCAGCGCCGGCAACAAGATTCCGATGGCAGTTGGGAGCCTTCCCTATGA
- a CDS encoding NAD(P)/FAD-dependent oxidoreductase yields MNPLSDNTISGAHARTTLTDTNNRQHFVGEPLQDIPTPGNSAQKHQVVVIGGGPAGSVAATRLAQAGVDVLVLEREQFPRFHIGESLLPNGNRILKEIGVWEKVAAAGFIEKRGAQFTLADRSRTVRNVFAQGWVKGLDMTYQVERARFDEILLRHADSCGAQVWEQCPVTKVTRTTNGWQIEANHAGQAQLINADWVIDASGRHCVMGRAMKLAKSALPYPGRMAVFNHFEHMQRDEGEQAGDVIVLRLEHAWFWAIPISPTVTSVGVVLQKNGGRAKDESWEQLFWRKVKESPFLTQALAQATPLGDYRIESDYSFSHETFAAERCLLVGDAASFIDPVFSSGVYLALESGLLAADQIAAALKKSPSPQRETKLYAAYTHSLKTQIGTMRQLIDAYYDNSACEVFMSPRPTLSLPQAINSVLAGSLKPGFPVRWRLWLFKQICKLQKKRPLVPPIAWQAPDEPVTTTESSVRH; encoded by the coding sequence ATGAACCCGCTATCGGACAACACTATTTCTGGCGCTCATGCACGCACCACTCTCACCGATACCAACAACCGTCAACATTTTGTTGGTGAGCCACTGCAAGATATTCCGACACCCGGTAATAGCGCCCAAAAACACCAAGTGGTAGTGATTGGCGGCGGCCCGGCGGGCAGCGTGGCAGCTACTCGCCTGGCGCAAGCGGGAGTAGATGTTCTGGTGCTGGAACGCGAGCAGTTTCCCCGCTTCCATATTGGCGAATCGCTGCTGCCCAACGGTAACCGCATCCTGAAAGAGATTGGTGTGTGGGAGAAGGTAGCCGCTGCCGGTTTTATCGAGAAACGCGGCGCCCAATTTACCCTCGCCGATCGCTCCCGCACCGTGCGCAATGTGTTTGCACAGGGCTGGGTAAAAGGGCTGGATATGACCTATCAAGTCGAACGCGCCCGCTTTGATGAAATCCTGCTGCGCCATGCCGACAGTTGCGGCGCCCAAGTCTGGGAGCAATGCCCCGTCACCAAAGTCACTCGCACCACTAACGGCTGGCAAATAGAGGCTAACCACGCCGGCCAGGCACAACTGATCAACGCCGATTGGGTGATTGATGCCAGTGGCCGTCACTGTGTAATGGGCCGCGCCATGAAGCTCGCCAAATCCGCCCTGCCTTACCCCGGGCGCATGGCGGTGTTTAATCACTTTGAACATATGCAGCGCGATGAAGGCGAACAAGCGGGCGATGTGATTGTGCTGCGCCTTGAGCACGCCTGGTTTTGGGCTATCCCGATTTCCCCAACGGTCACCTCCGTGGGCGTCGTGCTGCAAAAAAATGGCGGCCGCGCAAAAGACGAAAGCTGGGAGCAACTCTTCTGGCGCAAGGTCAAAGAATCGCCCTTCCTGACCCAAGCCCTCGCCCAGGCCACACCCTTGGGCGATTACCGCATTGAATCCGACTACAGCTTCTCCCACGAAACCTTTGCTGCCGAACGCTGCTTATTAGTGGGCGATGCCGCCAGCTTTATCGACCCGGTATTTTCCTCCGGCGTGTACCTCGCCCTGGAATCCGGTTTGCTCGCCGCTGATCAGATCGCCGCCGCGTTAAAAAAATCCCCATCGCCGCAACGCGAAACCAAACTCTACGCGGCCTACACCCACTCGCTAAAAACGCAAATTGGCACCATGCGCCAATTGATCGATGCCTATTACGACAATAGCGCTTGCGAAGTCTTCATGTCGCCCCGCCCCACCCTGAGCCTGCCACAAGCCATCAACTCGGTACTGGCAGGCAGCCTCAAACCCGGCTTCCCTGTTCGCTGGCGCTTGTGGCTGTTCAAACAAATCTGCAAGCTACAGAAAAAACGCCCGCTGGTGCCACCGATTGCGTGGCAGGCGCCAGATGAACCCGTGACCACCACAGAATCATCAGTGCGTCATTAA